The following proteins are co-located in the Malus sylvestris chromosome 13, drMalSylv7.2, whole genome shotgun sequence genome:
- the LOC126597408 gene encoding uncharacterized protein LOC126597408, with translation MASAKVQRIMTQPINLIFRFLQSKARIQIWLFEQKDLRIEGRIIGFDEYMNLVLDEAEEVSIKKKTRKSLGRILLKGDNITLMMSTGK, from the exons ATGGCGAGCGCTAAAGTCCAGAGGATTATGACCCAACCCATT AACTTGATTTTCAGGTTCCTTCAAAGT AAAGCTCGCATTCAGATTTGGCTATTTGAGCAGAAGGACCTCAGGATTGAAGGCCGAATTATT GGTTTTGATGAGTACATGAATTTGGTTCTGGATGAAGCCGAAGAAGTCAGCATCAAGAAAAAGACCAGAAAGTCGTTAG GAAGGATTCTTCTCAAAGGAGATAACATTACTCTGATGATGAGCAC GGGGAAATGA
- the LOC126595433 gene encoding histidine-containing phosphotransfer protein 1-like, whose protein sequence is MQRQWVDYTKSLFLEGFLDGQFLQLQQLQDESNPYFVVEVVSLFFEDSKKLLNDITRALEQPTVDFKWVDAHAHQFKGSSSREGVGFLGKEKMLGGRAGYQGRGRVSMGAGWWG, encoded by the exons ATGCAGAGACAGTGGGTTGACTACACAAAATCCTTGTTCCTGGAG gggtttttggatggtcaGTTTTTGCAGCTCCAACAGCTACAGGATGAGAGCAACCCATATTTTGTTGTTGAAGTGGTGTCTCTTTTCTTTGAAGATTCTAAGAAGCTTCTCAATGATATTACCAGAGCTTT AGAACAACCAACTGTAGACTTCAAATGGGTTGATGCCCATGCTCACCAGTTCAAGGGTAGTAGCTCCAG GGAAGGGGTTGGGTTTTTGGGGAAGGAGAAAATGCTTGGTGGTAGGGCTGGGTATCAGGGAAGGGGAAGGGTGTCGATGGGTGCAGGGTGGTGGGGATAG
- the LOC126595429 gene encoding protein GLUTAMINE DUMPER 3-like has protein sequence MSGKEPFNVTARTSGITTTQSSPWHSPVPYLFGGLAAMLGLIAFALLILACSYWKLSGYLENNENGSEQDLEAGEGGKGNESAQKVPKVFEEKILVIMAGDAKPTFLATPMSSRTSSFGDNINSTCSCSQKTDKSVEMSETTADNKQGSSDGSDQHQVQVTDENRDSTHEASDHSGQRASN, from the coding sequence ATGTCAGGGAAAGAGCCTTTTAACGTGACAGCCAGAACATCGGGGATCACGACGACACAGAGTTCACCGTGGCATTCCCCGGTGCCCTACTTGTTCGGTGGGCTGGCAGCCATGTTGGGTCTAATTGCGTTTGCGCTTCTGATCTTAGCATGCTCCTACTGGAAGCTCTCCGGATACCTCGAAAACAACGAAAACGGATCAGAGCAGGACCTGGAAGCTGGAGAAGGCGGAAAAGGCAACGAGTCCGCCCAGAAGGTCCCGAAGGTTTTCGAAGAGAAAATCTTGGTGATCATGGCCGGAGACGCCAAGCCAACTTTCTTGGCCACACCCATGTCAAGTAGGACTTCATCTTTTGGCGACAATATTAACAGCACTTGTAGCTGTAGCCAAAAGACTGATAAGTCAGTGGAAATGAGTGAGACGACTGCCGACAATAAGCAAGGAAGTAGTGATGGCAGTGATCAGCATCAGGTACAAGTCACCGATGAGAACAGGGACAGTACCCATGAGGCCTCAGATCACTCAGGTCAGAGAGCcagtaattaa